In Vibrio atlanticus, the following proteins share a genomic window:
- a CDS encoding ion transporter codes for MSRKPLKHHLYVIIFGTHTPAGRAFDISLIVAILASLLVLILESIPNVMTEWSQQLRYIEYTFTALFTLEYLLRLYCSPKPKSYATSFYGVVDLLAILPTYLAIIFPGASFMGVVRLLRVMRIFRILKLVRYLQDSNILLRSLLMARRKILIFFSTVGILVVIFGALIFVIEGPENGFTSIPHSIYWAIVTITTVGYGDMIPQTALGKAIASLTMLLGYSILAVPTGIITAELSNEMNSHKELVKCPNCNRAGHDSDAMYCKHCASELADPDKRVVTEEK; via the coding sequence ATGTCACGCAAGCCACTCAAGCATCATTTGTACGTCATTATCTTTGGTACTCACACGCCAGCCGGACGTGCATTTGATATTTCTCTGATCGTTGCAATCTTGGCTTCGCTATTGGTTCTGATCTTAGAGTCCATCCCTAATGTCATGACCGAATGGTCACAGCAGCTGCGTTATATTGAATACACTTTTACTGCTCTCTTCACTCTTGAGTATTTGTTAAGGCTCTATTGTTCTCCGAAACCAAAATCTTATGCCACCAGCTTTTATGGTGTCGTGGACCTATTGGCGATTCTTCCGACCTACCTAGCGATCATCTTCCCAGGCGCTTCATTTATGGGTGTGGTGAGACTGCTGCGAGTGATGCGTATCTTCCGAATCCTAAAACTGGTTCGCTACCTGCAAGATTCAAACATTCTGTTACGTTCACTGTTAATGGCAAGACGAAAGATACTGATCTTTTTCAGCACAGTTGGCATCTTAGTTGTTATCTTCGGCGCGCTTATCTTTGTTATTGAAGGGCCAGAAAATGGCTTTACAAGTATTCCCCACAGTATTTATTGGGCAATCGTAACCATTACGACGGTTGGCTACGGTGACATGATCCCTCAAACCGCATTAGGTAAAGCGATCGCTTCTCTGACCATGCTATTGGGTTACTCTATTTTAGCGGTACCTACAGGGATTATTACTGCAGAGCTGAGCAATGAGATGAACTCGCACAAAGAGTTGGTAAAGTGTCCGAACTGTAACCGCGCCGGCCATGATTCGGATGCTATGTATTGCAAACACTGTGCGAGTGAATTGGCAGACCCCGACAAGCGTGTCGTTACTGAAGAGAAATAA
- a CDS encoding chemotaxis protein, translated as MSRVSSRNWIVLVLSIVLSGCSLLEVKLDSQTTPLTQQELQARIMTREYAKMFFTRVEDSADLIAQSYPADDTLHQSYVLLWKIHAEQGLQQAAYQTSPMSALIDSWVFTAQMNQFYSQGDGADLFVTDNAVETARSLDQEAEKLAKGVLSSSDFKSSKAFVAEFAASNPFKDLTFRSTPAYREWLSYLGKDESQIVQSLGTMPEAMGDASDRLSLMADQTPKLMTWKAELVAMNSSLTGEDLSMTLESLRQTSASMQDFIENNPEYMQTLASIMSTEMQPLLNDLSDKTDQKLAMLTEERVALEKMVTREREALVDMIAKERIEIAGIVTSERELFTQDLDRVSQEVVVLAIDKLMELIKGVIIYFILFILVVFFAPLGIGYWLGKRTAKK; from the coding sequence ATGTCACGAGTTTCGAGTCGAAATTGGATAGTGTTGGTGCTTAGCATTGTGCTAAGTGGTTGTTCTCTCCTGGAAGTTAAGCTAGATAGTCAAACGACGCCTCTTACTCAGCAAGAGTTACAGGCTCGGATCATGACGCGTGAATACGCCAAGATGTTTTTTACACGAGTAGAAGACTCGGCCGATCTCATTGCGCAATCTTACCCTGCTGATGACACCTTACATCAATCTTATGTGTTGCTTTGGAAGATCCATGCTGAGCAGGGCTTACAACAAGCGGCGTACCAAACTTCCCCAATGTCAGCATTAATTGACTCATGGGTTTTCACAGCCCAAATGAATCAGTTTTATAGCCAAGGCGATGGCGCGGATCTGTTCGTGACGGATAATGCGGTAGAGACTGCTCGTTCTCTTGACCAAGAAGCAGAGAAACTGGCAAAGGGTGTATTGAGCTCGAGTGATTTCAAGAGCAGCAAAGCGTTCGTCGCAGAGTTCGCCGCGAGCAATCCTTTTAAAGATCTTACCTTCAGAAGCACACCCGCTTACCGTGAATGGCTAAGTTACCTTGGTAAAGACGAATCTCAAATCGTTCAAAGCCTAGGTACCATGCCGGAGGCGATGGGCGATGCATCAGACCGCTTAAGCCTAATGGCTGACCAAACGCCGAAATTGATGACGTGGAAAGCTGAGTTGGTGGCGATGAATAGCTCGCTAACGGGTGAGGACCTATCGATGACGCTGGAAAGCCTTCGTCAAACATCAGCAAGCATGCAGGACTTCATTGAGAATAACCCTGAGTACATGCAAACATTGGCTTCTATTATGTCGACAGAAATGCAGCCTTTACTCAACGACCTAAGTGATAAGACAGATCAAAAGTTGGCGATGCTCACTGAAGAGCGTGTGGCGTTGGAAAAAATGGTGACACGAGAGAGAGAAGCACTGGTAGATATGATTGCGAAAGAGCGCATTGAGATTGCCGGCATTGTGACTTCAGAAAGAGAATTGTTTACGCAAGACCTTGATCGAGTCTCTCAAGAGGTGGTGGTACTCGCGATTGATAAACTGATGGAGTTAATCAAAGGTGTGATTATTTACTTCATCCTGTTTATCTTAGTGGTGTTCTTTGCACCGTTAGGCATCGGTTACTGGTTGGGTAAACGAACCGCCAAAAAATAA
- a CDS encoding YchE family NAAT transporter translates to MQGLELAIFMQFFLGLVAAVNPIGIMPVFVSLTAHMPPEERNRTALQANIAVAVILIVSLVAGQMLLDMFSISLDSFRVAGGLLLLSIAFSMMSGKLGEDKQNKQEKSEYISKEQIGVVPLAMPLMAGPGAISSTIVYGSRYPAAIDTVGIGISIIAFATCSWLLFRSAPVIVRFLGQTGINVITRIMGLILGALGIEFIANGLRNLFPGLA, encoded by the coding sequence ATGCAAGGCTTAGAACTCGCAATTTTTATGCAATTCTTCCTTGGGCTTGTTGCTGCCGTAAACCCAATCGGCATCATGCCTGTTTTTGTTTCCCTTACTGCACATATGCCGCCAGAAGAGAGGAACAGGACCGCATTACAAGCCAACATTGCTGTTGCCGTTATCCTGATTGTGTCGCTTGTCGCGGGGCAAATGCTGCTTGATATGTTTAGCATCTCGCTGGATTCATTTCGTGTTGCAGGTGGTTTGCTATTATTGAGCATCGCATTTTCGATGATGAGCGGTAAGCTCGGTGAAGATAAGCAGAATAAACAAGAGAAATCTGAATACATCAGCAAAGAGCAAATCGGTGTTGTTCCTCTTGCGATGCCATTAATGGCGGGCCCTGGGGCAATCAGCTCGACCATTGTTTACGGATCTCGTTACCCTGCTGCTATTGATACGGTCGGCATCGGTATTAGTATCATTGCGTTTGCAACCTGCTCTTGGCTTTTGTTCCGTTCAGCACCAGTTATCGTTCGCTTTTTAGGTCAAACGGGTATCAACGTGATCACGCGTATCATGGGCTTGATTCTTGGCGCATTGGGCATCGAGTTCATCGCCAATGGCCTACGTAATTTGTTCCCAGGTTTGGCATAA
- the asd gene encoding aspartate-semialdehyde dehydrogenase has product MRVGLVGWRGMVGSVLMQRMVEEKDFDLIEPVYYSTSLIGIPAPVLGGKDAGLLQDAFDIDSLKQLDAVITCQGGDYTSKVYPALRQAGWKGYWIDAASTLRMDADSIITLDPVNLAQIQQGIHGGTNTFVGGNCTVSLMLMALGGLYEKGMVEWMSAMTYQAASGAGAKNMRELISQMGVINDSVSSELANPSSSILDIDKKVADTIRSSSFPTDQFGAPLAGSLIPWIDVKRENGQSKEEWKAGVEANKILGLDGQPIPIDGTCVRIGAMRCHAQALTIKLKQDVPMDEIEEIIATHNDWVKVVPNDRDITAQELTPAKVTGTMSVPVGRLRKMSMGNDFLNAFTVGDQLLWGAAEPLRRTLRIILAEKA; this is encoded by the coding sequence ATGAGAGTAGGTCTAGTTGGTTGGCGCGGTATGGTTGGTTCTGTATTGATGCAACGTATGGTTGAAGAGAAAGATTTCGACTTGATTGAACCGGTTTATTACAGTACGTCTCTGATTGGTATTCCTGCCCCTGTTTTGGGTGGTAAAGATGCGGGTCTACTTCAAGACGCTTTTGATATTGATAGCCTAAAACAGCTTGATGCGGTGATTACCTGTCAAGGCGGAGACTACACCTCAAAAGTATACCCAGCACTGCGTCAAGCAGGTTGGAAAGGCTACTGGATTGATGCGGCTTCTACCTTACGTATGGACGCGGATTCAATCATCACTCTTGATCCTGTTAATTTGGCTCAAATCCAACAAGGCATCCACGGCGGGACTAACACTTTCGTAGGCGGTAACTGTACTGTGAGCTTAATGCTTATGGCTTTGGGTGGTCTATACGAGAAAGGCATGGTTGAGTGGATGAGTGCCATGACTTACCAAGCCGCTTCAGGTGCGGGCGCTAAGAACATGCGTGAACTGATCTCACAAATGGGTGTGATCAACGACAGCGTAAGTTCTGAGTTAGCGAACCCTTCAAGTTCAATTCTTGATATCGATAAGAAAGTCGCTGATACCATTCGTTCATCTTCATTTCCAACCGATCAGTTCGGTGCTCCGCTTGCGGGCTCACTGATTCCTTGGATCGATGTGAAGCGTGAAAACGGTCAAAGCAAAGAAGAGTGGAAAGCCGGCGTTGAAGCGAACAAGATTCTTGGCCTAGATGGTCAGCCAATCCCAATTGATGGCACTTGTGTACGAATCGGTGCAATGCGTTGTCATGCTCAAGCACTAACGATTAAGCTTAAGCAAGACGTGCCTATGGACGAGATCGAAGAGATCATCGCGACGCACAATGATTGGGTTAAAGTGGTTCCTAATGACCGAGACATCACTGCGCAGGAGCTAACACCAGCGAAAGTAACAGGCACTATGTCTGTACCAGTCGGTCGTCTGCGTAAGATGTCTATGGGTAACGACTTCCTGAACGCGTTCACTGTCGGTGACCAATTACTTTGGGGTGCTGCAGAACCACTACGTCGTACTTTGCGCATTATCCTTGCTGAGAAAGCGTAA
- the nhaC gene encoding Na+/H+ antiporter NhaC, with amino-acid sequence MKQSKTRLPNLLQVFIALGLFLSLAFSFTAKLDLPIQLALYIGWFIIMVLGIRLGHEYKDLEKAALKGISNGLGAVLILLAVGALVGTWISGGIVPTIIYYGLKAIHPSIFLLATMIICSLTALATGTSWGAAGTAGIAMMGIGQGLGVPAPITAGAVLSGCYFGDKMSPLSDSVILASSMSGVEVVEHIKGMLPVALISYVITGIMFTAFGFHYAGNVDMSQVDSVIKAMEVQFYITPYSFVPVLIVLGLLAFRMPSFPVISFGSLLGIIWAVMIQDIDFLTAFNTAWAPFSISSGVEFIDSILNRGGMSSMLGSVAVIVFGLGFGGLLDKVGVLETIAKVFERRVNSAGSLATSTIGTAFMGNVFGSAMYVSLILTPKICAKNYDRLGYQRKNLSRNAEFGGTLTSGMVPWSDNGIYMASILGVATLSYAPFMWLSFICILVTIVTSYMGWFVDKCEPTAPALETEEAVELSKQQA; translated from the coding sequence ATGAAGCAGAGTAAAACTCGCCTACCGAACCTATTGCAGGTATTCATCGCGTTAGGATTATTTCTATCCCTTGCTTTTTCCTTTACTGCAAAGCTTGACCTTCCAATTCAACTTGCCTTGTATATTGGCTGGTTCATTATCATGGTTCTCGGTATTCGCCTTGGCCACGAATACAAAGACTTAGAAAAAGCGGCACTCAAAGGAATATCCAATGGCTTAGGCGCGGTTTTAATACTTTTAGCCGTTGGCGCTCTTGTTGGTACTTGGATCTCAGGCGGGATCGTACCTACTATCATTTACTATGGTCTGAAAGCAATCCACCCTTCTATCTTCCTTTTAGCGACCATGATTATCTGTTCTCTAACCGCATTGGCAACTGGTACTTCTTGGGGCGCCGCGGGTACAGCAGGTATCGCGATGATGGGCATAGGCCAAGGTCTAGGTGTTCCAGCACCGATTACTGCAGGTGCAGTACTGTCAGGCTGTTACTTCGGTGACAAGATGTCTCCACTTTCGGATTCAGTGATTCTGGCTTCTTCAATGTCTGGTGTTGAAGTGGTTGAGCACATCAAGGGCATGCTGCCAGTTGCGTTAATCAGTTACGTGATTACTGGCATCATGTTTACTGCGTTTGGTTTCCACTACGCGGGCAACGTTGACATGAGCCAAGTAGATTCTGTAATCAAAGCAATGGAAGTTCAGTTCTACATCACGCCTTACTCATTTGTCCCAGTACTGATCGTGCTTGGTCTGTTGGCTTTCCGCATGCCTTCATTCCCGGTAATCAGCTTCGGTTCTCTGCTAGGTATTATCTGGGCAGTCATGATCCAAGATATCGATTTCCTAACGGCATTCAATACTGCTTGGGCACCGTTCTCTATCTCCTCTGGCGTAGAGTTTATTGACTCGATTCTTAACCGTGGCGGCATGTCTTCAATGCTTGGTTCGGTAGCGGTAATTGTGTTTGGTTTAGGTTTTGGTGGCTTACTGGATAAAGTGGGCGTATTAGAGACGATTGCTAAGGTGTTCGAGCGCCGAGTAAATAGCGCAGGCTCTCTAGCAACAAGCACGATCGGTACGGCCTTCATGGGTAACGTATTCGGTTCTGCAATGTACGTATCGTTAATCCTAACGCCAAAAATCTGTGCGAAAAACTACGACCGTTTAGGTTACCAACGTAAAAATCTATCTCGTAACGCTGAGTTCGGTGGCACGTTAACTTCAGGCATGGTTCCTTGGAGTGACAACGGCATCTACATGGCAAGTATTCTTGGTGTCGCAACGCTCTCTTACGCTCCGTTCATGTGGTTGAGCTTCATCTGTATCCTCGTGACTATCGTAACGTCTTACATGGGTTGGTTCGTTGATAAATGTGAACCAACAGCACCAGCGCTTGAAACTGAAGAAGCCGTTGAACTGAGCAAGCAACAAGCTTAA